The proteins below are encoded in one region of Limnohabitans sp. 63ED37-2:
- a CDS encoding nucleotidyltransferase domain-containing protein has product MIRHRVITSLRELAASLGTEVEGTHWHLFGSVARNDPNAADIDLMILCKSDEQADSLRRAIDPDAFALPLHLGLLTFDEAAEIEAVRVQRSLTIFP; this is encoded by the coding sequence GTGATTCGCCATCGAGTAATCACCAGTCTTCGCGAGCTTGCGGCCTCGCTTGGAACGGAAGTTGAAGGAACTCATTGGCATCTTTTTGGCTCAGTCGCTCGAAACGACCCAAATGCGGCAGATATCGACTTGATGATTCTTTGCAAAAGCGATGAGCAGGCTGACTCACTTCGACGAGCCATTGACCCCGATGCTTTCGCACTACCGCTTCATCTTGGTCTGTTGACCTTCGACGAAGCAGCCGAGATCGAAGCGGTCCGCGTGCAACGCAGCCTCACCATTTTTCCTTAA
- a CDS encoding HNH endonuclease, translating into MPRSTDWTRNETLAAFHIYLQLPFGQLHRNQARIVQLSQWMGRTASAVAMKLVNLASLDPQIVASGRRGMGNASKLDQQIWNEFLAANDPVVTEAATSFGHYAEQNGLPPFVDVLDEVPEIAEGKTTTAIVQVRVNQARFRRAILASYNATCCMSGLRVPKLLVASHIVPWSMDTQNRLNPSNGLCLSALHDRAYDQGLITVLPDFTIRVGEALRHAELDPFAQSSLAQCEGQAIRLPERFRPAPAFLEAHARRFGFL; encoded by the coding sequence ATGCCACGATCCACCGACTGGACGCGCAACGAAACATTGGCGGCGTTTCACATTTACTTGCAACTGCCATTTGGGCAGCTGCACCGCAACCAAGCACGCATCGTGCAGTTGTCGCAATGGATGGGGCGCACCGCCAGCGCTGTGGCCATGAAGCTGGTCAATTTGGCCAGCCTCGACCCTCAAATTGTGGCCAGTGGGCGACGCGGCATGGGCAATGCATCCAAGCTGGACCAACAAATTTGGAACGAGTTTTTGGCGGCCAACGACCCCGTGGTCACCGAAGCGGCCACGTCATTTGGCCACTATGCAGAACAAAACGGCCTGCCGCCCTTTGTGGACGTGCTGGACGAAGTGCCCGAGATTGCAGAAGGCAAAACCACCACGGCCATCGTGCAGGTACGCGTCAACCAAGCCCGGTTTCGCCGCGCCATCTTGGCCAGCTACAACGCCACTTGCTGCATGAGCGGCCTGCGCGTGCCCAAGCTGCTGGTGGCCAGCCACATCGTGCCGTGGAGCATGGACACCCAAAACCGCCTGAACCCCAGCAACGGCCTGTGCCTGTCGGCCCTGCACGACCGGGCCTATGACCAAGGGCTGATCACGGTGTTACCGGACTTCACCATCCGCGTGGGCGAAGCGCTGCGTCACGCCGAGTTGGACCCGTTTGCACAAAGCAGCTTGGCGCAATGCGAAGGGCAAGCGATTCGTCTGCCTGAGCGCTTTCGGCCTGCGCCTGCGTTCTTGGAGGCGCATGCGCGGAGGTTTGGGTTTTTGTGA